A single Candidatus Diapherotrites archaeon DNA region contains:
- a CDS encoding glycosyltransferase family 2 protein — protein sequence MKLIITIPAYNEENTVAKVIEEIPKKIEGISKIEILVIDDGSTDKTSEAAKKAGAQVLINKKRLGLARTFKKGLENALNLGADIIINTDADFQYNQKQIPLLIKPILNNEADIVLGSRFKGWIEEMPLQKKIGNRIVSWIVRNISGLPISDAQTGFRAFSREAALQLNIFSDYTYTQETILQAAEKKLIIREAPIDFRKRKGSSRLISNIFVYAKKAFLTILIAYLNYKPLKVFLGIGSIFFLLGLLLGSRVLIHYFNTGLVSPYLPTAILTAVLLIFGFQIIVIGLIAEMIKYNRKIEEELLYKIKKMTWQ from the coding sequence ATGAAACTAATAATAACAATTCCAGCTTACAATGAGGAAAATACAGTAGCCAAAGTTATTGAAGAAATACCAAAAAAAATTGAAGGCATTTCAAAAATAGAAATTCTAGTGATTGATGACGGCTCCACAGACAAAACTTCCGAAGCAGCAAAAAAAGCAGGAGCACAAGTTTTAATCAATAAAAAGAGACTTGGTTTGGCCAGAACTTTCAAGAAAGGCCTTGAAAATGCTTTGAATTTAGGGGCGGATATAATAATTAACACAGATGCAGATTTTCAGTACAACCAAAAGCAAATCCCTCTTTTAATCAAACCAATACTTAACAATGAAGCAGACATTGTGCTGGGCTCAAGATTTAAGGGATGGATTGAAGAAATGCCTTTACAAAAAAAGATAGGCAACAGGATTGTTTCCTGGATTGTTAGAAATATTTCTGGTTTACCTATTTCTGATGCCCAAACTGGTTTTAGAGCGTTCAGCAGAGAAGCCGCCTTACAATTAAACATTTTCTCTGACTATACTTACACACAAGAGACAATACTTCAAGCAGCAGAAAAAAAATTAATAATAAGAGAGGCCCCCATAGATTTTAGAAAAAGAAAAGGAAGCTCACGGCTCATATCAAACATTTTTGTTTATGCAAAGAAAGCTTTTTTAACCATTTTAATTGCATACTTAAATTATAAACCATTAAAAGTTTTTTTAGGAATTGGAAGCATATTTTTTTTGCTGGGTTTACTTTTAGGTTCAAGGGTATTAATTCATTATTTTAACACTGGATTGGTTTCGCCATACCTGCCAACAGCAATTCTTACAGCAGTACTTTTGATATTTGGATTTCAAATTATTGTCATAGGGTTAATTGCGGAAATGATAAAATATAACAGGAAAATTGAAGAGGAATTACTCTATAAAATAAAAAAGATGACCTGGCAATAA